The genomic region GCAGAGCGCGCTTCTGGCGATCTCATTCGCCGTCGCGACGTTCTCAATGAGGCCGTGAGCCAGCTGACGGCGCAGATCGAGGATCTGGCGATACAGGACGAGAATGCCCGGATCGAGATCGAGGATGCACCCGACCTCACCGTCATCGACGCGCAATTGCGCGACCAGCAGGCGACTGTTGCGACTGACCGTGGCGTGCTGGCCGAGGCCCGCGCCCGCTACGAAGGCCTTAACCGCGAGAACGAGGCACGCCAGCGTCGGCTGATAGCGATCGGTCGGGAACGCGAGACCTGGTGCCAGCGCGTGGCGAGCGCCGACGGCCACATCCAGACGCTGCGCGACCGCGAATCTGAGGCCCGCGAGGAAGCCGCCGAACTGGAGCTTGCGCCCGATGAGTTCGACGACAAGCGCCGGGCGCTGATGAGCGAATTGCAGAAGATGGAGGAGGTCAGGCGCGGGGCTGCCGACCGCCTGACTGAAGCCGACATTATCCAGCGCGAGGCCGACAAGCAGGCGACGACGGCGCTCTCTGAGCTTGCTGAAAGCCGAGAGCGGCGTGGCCGGGCCGAGGAACGGCTGATGTCTGCCCGCGAGAGGCGGCTGGAAAGCGAAGCCCGGATCCGCGAGGCCCTCAACGTCGCCCCGCACGAGGCGCTGCGCATCGCCGGCAACCCGACCGGAGGCGAGCCGGACCTGCGCGAAGTCGAGCGCGAGCTGGACCGGCTGAAGATCGAGCGCGAGAGGCTGGGCGCCGTCAACCTGCGGGCCGAGGAAGAAAGCAAGGAGCTCAGCGACAAGCTGGCAGCGCTGATCAAGGAGCGCGACGATATCATCGACGCCATCCGCAAGCTGCGCGGCGCTATCCAGAGCCTCAACCGCGAAGGCCGCGAACGGCTGATCGCTGCCTTCGATATCGTCAATGTCCAGTTCCAGAGGCTCTTCACCCATCTGTTCGGCGGCGGCACGGCTGAGCTGCAGCTAATCGAATCCGACGATCCCCTCGAGGCCGGCCTCGAGATCCTCGCCCGCCCGCCCGGCAAGAAGCCGCAGACCATGACGCTGCTGTCTGGCGGCGAACAGGCACTGACGGCGATGGCCCTGATCTTCGCCGTCTTTCTGACGAACCCCGCACCGATCTGCGTGCTAGACGAGGTCGATGCCCCACTCGACGACCATAATGTAGAGCGTTACTGCAACTTGATGGACGAGATGTCCGCCTCGACAGACACCCGCTTCGTGGTCATCACCCACAATCCCATCACCATGGCCCGCATGGACCGCCTCTTCGGCGTCACCATGGCCGAACAAGGCGTCTCCCAACTCGTCTCCGTCGACCTGCAAACCGCCGAGCGGCTGCGGGAAAGCGCTTGAGCCTGCGCATTGCATTTCCCAGTACGGGGAATTGCCGGCGAGACTACCAGGACAACACTCCGCAAGACTGTCGCGACGAACTCTCAAAGCTCGAGATGGGGTGTCCACCCGGCGATCCACAGCGCCCGCAGTCGGTCGCCATCATTTTTGAAGTGGTTTCCGGTCGGGCTGCAGAGTGCCACGCGGTCGGCGCGGAAGTTGCGGATTGCCTGACGCAATTCACACCAGCCGACGATGACCGCAACCTCTGAATAGTAAATCAGCGCGAGTGGCCGTATTGTCCGGGTCGTTGTCGATTGGTGTTCGTCACAATAGTCGATCGCCAGTTTTTCTTCATCGCGGATGGCGCGCCGGACGATCCCGAAATCGGCGGCTTCAGGAGCGGGGGTGATGCTGCCCCATGCATGCAGCGCCTGTGAGGAAAAGGCCTGACGCATCGGCGGCGGAACAGCGGCAGCAATCTTGGCGACCACCTGTGCGGAGGCTTTCCTCAATTCCAGGTCGCCGGTCCGCTCTATCAAAGCCATGCCGAGCACGATCGCCTCGATTTCTTCGGCCGTGAACATCAGCGGCGGCAGGTGAAATCCCGGCCTGAGGATGTAGCCGAGGCCGCGTTCGCCCTCGACCGGCACACGCATTGCCTGAAGCGCTGCAATGTCGCGGTAGATCGAGCGTTGGGTGACCTCCAGTCGAGCGCCCATAGACGCCGCTGTGACAGGTGCTCTGGCGAGCCTCAAGATCTGGATGATTTCAAACAGTCTCGACGCCTTGCGCACCACGTTCGCCTCATCACAACTGACACATCGCTGTCAGTTGGTGTTCTGTATAGCACGGCCGAACACCATGAGAACCGCCGAGTTCCAAAGGTGAACGAACGGACAGCGCGAGACGTAACTGACATGAACTACGATCAAAATCTCTGGCTGTTTTTCATTCTGCTGACAGGTATCATTGCTGTTCCCGGCATGGATATGGTTTTCGTGCTTGCCAATGCACTCACGGGAGGACGAAGGGCTGGCCTTGCGGCAACCTTCGGCATGATGGTTGGCGGTGTCTGTCATACGCTGTTCGGCACCGTGGCGGTCGCTGGTCTGAGCGCAGTGCTGCCTGCTGTTTCCGGGCCGATGGTGATGATCGGGGCTGCCTATATGATCTGGATTGGTATCACGCTCGTTCGCAGCGCCATCGTGGTCGACGATATCGAGGGACGGGGGCCGAATTCTTTGGCAAAGGTGTTTCTCCAAGCCGTCGTCACGTGTCTCCTCAATCCGAAGGCGTGGCTTTTCATTCTCGCGGTCTATCCTCAGTTCATGAAGCCGGCCTATGGCCCGCTATGGTCGCAAGCTGTTGTGATGGGCGCCATGACGATCCTTGTGCAGCTTGTCATTTATGGCGGCCTTGCATCTGCCGCCGTGCTCGGGCGGGATCGTATCGTGTCAAATCCCCGCGTTACGATCTGGCTTGGCAGGGTCTCCGGCATCTGCCTCGTAGCAATTGCATCGTTCGTTCTGGTAAGGGGATGGAAGGCTCTTTGACAGCTGCAGGCCCGGTCTCACTCAGAGCCGATATCCCTGAGTGTTGGGCCACTGAGTGAGATGGAACCGTTTTGCCGTTGGACCGTTATCTTTTCAGCAGTTGACCTCTGCTTCAAAACAACCGGTTTCCCCTGACCGGTCGCAAAAGCCTCGCAGTAGCGGTAAGCCGTTCTGGGAGGCTTTTTTTATCGCGAGTTTACCGATGAAGTTTGCTGACCATTGGAAGCTCGACTGAGTGTTCGATCGCGAACCGGGTGACCCGTCCGACAGTAAGTTGGCCGCAGTGGTCGATGGCGAGCCTAAACGGGCCGCAGCCATGGCGGTGTCGCATCCGATGACCTGCCAGCCTAAGTCGCCTTGCCTGCGCGTCTCGGACATTCCATCCTCCACAGCCCGGTAAAGTTCCCAATCACATACGGAACTCAGCGCGCTGCAGGTTCCGTGAGTGTGTACGGCTTGAAAGGTCATGACCGTCGACTAGTTGAGTGCGCACCGGCTTTGCTTCCAATCCGTGTCAGCCTCCCAGAAAAGAATAAAGGAACGGCAACATGAGACCCAGACGTCTCGTCGTCATTAGTGACTTTCAGGGTGGCGATTATTTTGATGGTGCTGTTCCCACGGTTGCTGAATTCTACGAGCAGTGGATTGAGGGAAGACGTGGGGAAAGTCCCGGAACTACCTCTCGGCAGGATAAGGTCGAGGTAGGGGGCGGCTATATCGAGCGGCTGCCGCTTGCGGCGATGAGAGCCGAACTTGTAGATTGCGCGGAGGTTTGGACCCACTGGCGCGGGGAAACGCCACCGCTCGACAGGGCCGATGCGGCCAGCCCCTGGCTCACCCGCCGCGCCTTCCGGCTGAATGGTCCTGATGCGCCGTTCGCATCGAATGACATGCTCGCCCATATACAAGCCTTCGGGCCGCCGGAAATCCTGTGCGTCTGGGGTCTCGGTGTCAGTGAAGAAATCCTTCTCGCATGTTCCGACAGTTTCAAGATCTACAATTCCATAGATGCGCCGGCCCTGCGTATTCCCCCTGAGGTGAGTCGCCATTTCGACCTCGTTCTGACGGGCGCTGACTGGCAGTCCGAGGCGGTGCGTGCCCGCCATCCCGATATGAAGACCGTGATCATGCCGGTCGGTCCCGAATTCGCATCCGATCTGACGTTTCGGCCCTTGGACCTGCCGAAGATGTATGACGTCATCTATGTCGCGGCCGCACAAGCCTACAAGCGCCACGATATCCTGTTCGATGCGCTGGAGAGGATGCCGCGCAGCATACGTGCGCTCTGCGTCTTCGGCTATGGCGAACTGGTAGACGAATTGCGCCAACGGGCCGAAGCATCGGGTTTGAACGTCGACTTCGTCGGGCCGCCCGGCGTGGACTTCGAGGAGGTCAACCGCTTGATGAACCAGTCACGCATGGGCGTCGTCTGTGGCATCGATGACGGGGCGCCCGCCATACTCACGGAATATATGCTGGCCGGCATTCCGGTTTTGGCCAACGACGCGCTCAGTTGCGGCTTGCAGTACATCACAGATTTGACAGGGGCGACCGCCAGTTCCGTACGGTTTCACGAGGG from Rhizobium tumorigenes harbors:
- a CDS encoding glycosyltransferase, producing the protein MRPRRLVVISDFQGGDYFDGAVPTVAEFYEQWIEGRRGESPGTTSRQDKVEVGGGYIERLPLAAMRAELVDCAEVWTHWRGETPPLDRADAASPWLTRRAFRLNGPDAPFASNDMLAHIQAFGPPEILCVWGLGVSEEILLACSDSFKIYNSIDAPALRIPPEVSRHFDLVLTGADWQSEAVRARHPDMKTVIMPVGPEFASDLTFRPLDLPKMYDVIYVAAAQAYKRHDILFDALERMPRSIRALCVFGYGELVDELRQRAEASGLNVDFVGPPGVDFEEVNRLMNQSRMGVVCGIDDGAPAILTEYMLAGIPVLANDALSCGLQYITDLTGATASSVRFHEGISEMLARLDTFTPREIVQANWTWPHTIRRLVPFLHKYERAALNGWN
- a CDS encoding LysE family translocator; this encodes MNYDQNLWLFFILLTGIIAVPGMDMVFVLANALTGGRRAGLAATFGMMVGGVCHTLFGTVAVAGLSAVLPAVSGPMVMIGAAYMIWIGITLVRSAIVVDDIEGRGPNSLAKVFLQAVVTCLLNPKAWLFILAVYPQFMKPAYGPLWSQAVVMGAMTILVQLVIYGGLASAAVLGRDRIVSNPRVTIWLGRVSGICLVAIASFVLVRGWKAL
- a CDS encoding helix-turn-helix transcriptional regulator; translated protein: MRKASRLFEIIQILRLARAPVTAASMGARLEVTQRSIYRDIAALQAMRVPVEGERGLGYILRPGFHLPPLMFTAEEIEAIVLGMALIERTGDLELRKASAQVVAKIAAAVPPPMRQAFSSQALHAWGSITPAPEAADFGIVRRAIRDEEKLAIDYCDEHQSTTTRTIRPLALIYYSEVAVIVGWCELRQAIRNFRADRVALCSPTGNHFKNDGDRLRALWIAGWTPHLEL